The genomic region TTGTTTCTCTACAGAAGATCAGTTCTACAAAATACTTTGCCACAAAGTACATACATAATCTGAAGAATTCACTGGCACAAGGTGGTTACGgccactagcttagatggctttaaaaaggtaaTTTATATGGCCTTTCAATAGTTAtttttcagaggcagtatgcCTCCAAATTCCATTTGCTGGCCTGCCATGTCTTAGCTGGTTAGCTACCATAACAAACAGGATGCAGGTTTACATAGATCTGGCTGTCTTCTCTTAACAAACTCTTGGTAAATTTCTGCTCATTATAAGGTTCTGCATTTCCCCCAAGTAATTTTGTCACAGCTAACATTTCAAATTCACGCACACTTTACAATACAGCTTTCTAGAAATCTAAACTATTCCCTTTCTCCAACTGACAAACCACATGGAAACTAATCAGAAATACCTAAAGACAATGATATATCTTCATGACATGACCAATATATATCACATGGCTTTTTGTAAAAAAACATTTCCCTACGTGCTTTCATACCATAAACTCCCTGACAAAAATGAACTTAAAAACATGAGATCATATGGCGTGCTCATGTGTCCTCTGTCTCTGAAGAACAAAAGAATTAAGTTACCACAAAATAAAACAGGTGAGGCATTTAGGTACAGATCTATGTCCAAAATTCAAATCCACATCAGGGCAAATTACAAATGAAAGCTACTACAATGATGTGAAGCCAACAGCAGGAGCCAGCAGAAAATAAAGCCCTTGCCAAGCAGACCTGCTGTTCCTGTGTGAGTATTGTGTGTTCACACTGGCCATTTACATTAGATTTATGTTTTGTTGGTTATGCTGTTAATGAGATGTTTCACCCCCAAGCCATTTATAAAGGTTCTCAAGGGGTTTTCCCACCCACTATTACACTTGCTCTTGCGTAGTAAACAGCATTTAACTACATATATTTATAAAGATACATTTTTCTATATTAATGTGTGCTtatagacacacacatacacactcatgAGAGACAGCACAGCGACTGTCCACTTCTTTAAGCCttcttcttgcttccttctcagaATGTGAATGCATACACAACTCCGACCACAACAATGTTCCCAATTGTTGCTATGATTGCAATCCATAACAAAATGGCATCATTTGAAGAACGGGATGCCTCTTCTGGCTGGTTCGGCATTGAGGCGGCTGCATGGACATTGGCCGATGAGTTAAATAAGGAGTATTCCGTACTAAAGTCCTCATTGGGTGAGTCCATAAAGGCTCCTCCCATAACGGGAATCTGTGGGAGAAGAATGGATAATATAATTAAAATCCATGATGAGGTTTACTGCTAAATATGGGCTCAAAAATGCCTACACGACGACGAGGGTCACTGGAGATACCAATAATTGTTGAATAGTTATGAATTTGCTTTGCTTCCAGCTTACATTAATACTTTTTCCTGAGGGTGTCAAATTCCCTATATTCTGGGCCACAGCTTTAGCACTGAAAAAGAAACCAGGGAGAAGTTTGGGGACCATGTTAAACACATTTTTTGCACATCCCTCTCCTTTGAGGGCTGTACCATCTGCATTGACCGCAAGTTCAATTACAGCTACTGATGCTCAAACAACACATCAGAACTAAGAACTACAGAACACCTGTGTGGGTATGCCCTGACTATGGGAAGTTTATGTGATATTTTAATGCCAATTAACACACTGGCAGAATTCAACACTTTGTAATATCAGGAATGttgccttcttccttttcttgtaTAGTGGATTCCCCATTCCCCTTTTATTCTTTTTCCCACTGTAAAGCCTTACAGACTCTTGGGCTTGGCTAAGGGCTGTCTCCATGTGGGAGCCCTCCTGAATATTGTTGAAGTTGGACCTTCCAGAAGGCAAGTCACAAAATAGCTGTCTTTTTCAAAGGTTGGTTGTCCAGGACAGAAGACGGACAACACTGATACTGGCCAATATGAACCAAGCTCCCcaaattctgggaattgtagCAGAGGCAAGCCTAGGTTTTCCAACTTTGTCTTAGAAAATAGTTGGTGATTTGGGGCGGTACCTGGggcaggtggagtttggggagggaaggaacttATCAGGATGTGGtgccataaagcccaccttccaaagctgccatttccttcaagggatctccattgctgttctttgcttttccctcacctcatccttgaggctgaggagaattatttctttttaaaagattaaaaggtTTTAACCATCAATAGTCATTTTAGTGAAGAATAAatctacatttaaagaagaaaaaattctgtCTTCCCTTTATGGGCATGGCTTAAAAGAGGCCTCTTCAAGAGGCTGGAAAAGACCAGCCTGATGAAAAGCACCTGCTCCCTCCCTGGCACCCTCGTACTTCAGCAGGGACACTTATAGAGAGCTCCCTGCCTCATTATAAGCATGTTTGGGTGAATGTCAATGAGATGCTAAGCATCCATTAAAAAGGTGGTCCTccatagtctcttactttgagagTTCCACACCCAGCTCCTTCAGTGagtgagcttgctactctcccaaagtgggactgcacaaaagccacgaagatgaaaacagggttacatTTACTGTTGTTCAAgtgatcttctgtgcaggcacacatccctccctcctgccccaatgTGAACTC from Eublepharis macularius isolate TG4126 chromosome 2, MPM_Emac_v1.0, whole genome shotgun sequence harbors:
- the C2H14orf132 gene encoding uncharacterized protein C14orf132 homolog, whose protein sequence is MDLSFMAAQIPVMGGAFMDSPNEDFSTEYSLFNSSANVHAAASMPNQPEEASRSSNDAILLWIAIIATIGNIVVVGVVYAFTF